From one Candidatus Thioglobus sp. NP1 genomic stretch:
- a CDS encoding carbohydrate ABC transporter permease produces MYSYWKNNQLKLTPWIFLAPGIFMFCLYVIFPIFQSISLSFYDWDGLGEKTYIGVENYIELLDDEDFYTSLKNNLIWLILTFVAIPAGLFSALFLNQTVRGIRFYKSLFFFPFVISQVVVGMVFSWFYDPTNGLLNQMLEGMGFNPVAILADEDYATYGIIAASLWPQTAYCMILFLTGLNSVDPEQIEAGRIDNARGWRMLWYVILPQLKPATFIAVVVTVIGALRSFDLISVMTRGGPWGSTRVLAYFMYEKAFSEYGYRMGYAAAIAVILLAIMMVYIAIILYRMYRTEKGV; encoded by the coding sequence ATGTATTCTTATTGGAAAAATAATCAATTAAAGTTAACACCTTGGATTTTTCTAGCTCCTGGCATTTTTATGTTTTGCCTGTATGTTATTTTTCCAATTTTTCAATCTATAAGTCTAAGTTTTTATGATTGGGACGGGCTTGGTGAAAAGACTTATATTGGTGTTGAAAACTATATAGAACTTCTCGATGATGAGGATTTTTATACATCTTTAAAAAATAATTTAATATGGTTGATTCTAACCTTTGTTGCAATCCCAGCAGGCTTATTTTCAGCGCTATTTTTAAACCAAACAGTAAGAGGCATAAGATTTTATAAGTCTCTATTTTTCTTTCCATTTGTAATTTCTCAAGTTGTTGTTGGCATGGTTTTTAGTTGGTTTTATGATCCTACAAATGGACTTTTGAATCAAATGCTTGAAGGAATGGGATTTAATCCAGTGGCGATATTGGCAGACGAGGATTATGCTACTTATGGAATTATTGCTGCTAGTTTATGGCCCCAAACTGCATATTGTATGATTTTGTTTTTAACAGGACTTAATTCTGTAGATCCAGAACAAATTGAAGCAGGCCGAATAGATAATGCAAGAGGCTGGAGAATGTTGTGGTACGTAATCTTGCCCCAATTAAAGCCTGCAACTTTTATTGCTGTGGTTGTTACAGTAATTGGAGCACTAAGATCATTTGATTTGATTTCAGTTATGACTAGGGGTGGTCCATGGGGATCAACACGTGTTTTAGCTTATTTTATGTACGAAAAAGCTTTTTCAGAGTATGGATATCGAATGGGCTATGCGGCTGCAATTGCTGTTATTTTGCTTGCTATAATGATGGTTTACATTGCAATAATTCTTTATAGAATGTACCGCACTGAGAAAGGAGTTTAG
- a CDS encoding 2-dehydro-3-deoxygalactonokinase has protein sequence MRDIKAKWIAADWGTTHMRAWAIDEKGEVLAYSESNEGMKDLQQNEFEPVLLRLIESWLDSEKVTSVMACGMVGARQGWVETPYLKTPCVPIDKIQITVASTKDSRIQVNLVPGVMQHKPADIMRGEETQIAGFIKENPSFDGIVCLPGTHTKWVNVRAGQIENFRTFMTGELFGVISNNTLIKHSIESEGWDQVSFDNGVIKGFDNPGLIASDLFSLRSESIVNDLDSNSARATLSGLLLGVELNGAISYWKDKNVILIGSELLTNNYQEGLKILGGESHAFSLEAATLSGLTSAYMELHSE, from the coding sequence ATGAGAGATATTAAAGCTAAATGGATTGCTGCAGATTGGGGGACAACCCATATGCGCGCTTGGGCTATTGACGAAAAAGGCGAAGTTCTTGCTTATAGTGAGTCGAATGAAGGCATGAAAGATCTCCAGCAGAATGAGTTTGAGCCAGTATTATTGCGTCTTATTGAAAGCTGGCTTGATAGCGAAAAAGTAACATCTGTTATGGCTTGTGGAATGGTTGGTGCTCGTCAAGGGTGGGTTGAAACGCCGTATTTAAAGACCCCATGCGTGCCTATCGATAAAATTCAAATTACAGTTGCCAGTACCAAGGATTCAAGGATTCAAGTCAACCTAGTTCCGGGAGTAATGCAGCATAAGCCTGCAGATATTATGAGGGGTGAGGAAACCCAAATTGCTGGATTTATTAAAGAAAATCCAAGCTTTGATGGTATTGTTTGCCTTCCTGGTACCCATACAAAATGGGTAAATGTAAGGGCAGGTCAAATAGAAAATTTTAGAACTTTTATGACGGGTGAGCTTTTTGGCGTAATTTCTAACAACACTTTAATTAAGCACTCAATTGAGTCGGAAGGGTGGGATCAAGTTAGTTTTGATAACGGAGTTATCAAGGGTTTTGACAACCCAGGTCTAATTGCTTCGGATCTTTTTTCATTACGATCTGAATCAATAGTTAATGATTTAGATTCTAATTCTGCAAGAGCAACTCTTTCTGGATTGCTATTGGGAGTTGAGCTTAACGGAGCAATAAGCTACTGGAAAGATAAAAATGTCATCCTTATTGGCTCTGAGCTTCTAACTAATAATTATCAAGAAGGATTAAAAATACTTGGTGGTGAAAGTCATGCTTTCAGCCTTGAGGCTGCTACTTTATCAGGACTGACCTCTGCTTATATGGAGTTGCACTCTGAATAA
- a CDS encoding beta-galactosidase, translating to MIPKLGSCYYPEHWSETQWEKDAKDMIESGLTWVRIGEFAWSRLEPEEGAQNFKWLDQAIKVLGNAGLNVVMSTPTAAPPRWVVDKWPDMLLVDSDGRSRKFGSRRHYCFSHQGYLQESSRITRLVAKRYGKNPYIKAWQLDNEYGCHNTTLSFSASSESSFKLWLSNKYKTIENLNESWSNVFWSMEYNSFEQIDLPNLTVTDANPIHELDFRRFSSEQVVKFNRAQVLIMREHTKMPLIHNYMGKITDFDHYEVGNDLDIASWDSYPLGFLEDRSTQNEDFKLKFMRFGDPDFQAFHHDLYRTVGCGRWWVMEQQPGPVNWAPYNPEPARGAVRLWSWEAIAHGAEVVSYFRWRQAPFAQEQMHAGLQRPDGESAPGLTQASQVNSELKEFDGIQQVQSKVAIIFDYESCWAWEIQPQGKDFSYFELVYEYYKALRSLGLSVDILPPNQKDLTGYKIVLAPGLMHFDTDLKVAIESFEGVLISGPRSGSKTLDMAIPKDLPPEVPGVVGTVASVESLRPNASILIKAGGSFNRWMETLVDCDNVIEECEDGRPALIGQTNRLYLTGWGNQEALTRIFRDACLSQNISTMDLPDCVRVRETHKHRFWFNYSEKETNVSSVSLPPSGVFWEPL from the coding sequence ATGATTCCAAAACTAGGTAGTTGTTATTATCCAGAACATTGGTCAGAGACTCAATGGGAAAAAGATGCTAAGGATATGATAGAGTCAGGCTTAACTTGGGTTCGAATAGGTGAATTTGCCTGGAGTCGATTAGAGCCTGAAGAGGGTGCTCAAAATTTTAAATGGCTTGACCAAGCTATTAAAGTATTAGGAAATGCTGGATTGAATGTGGTTATGAGCACTCCAACTGCAGCTCCTCCAAGGTGGGTTGTAGATAAATGGCCGGATATGCTACTAGTTGATTCTGATGGACGTTCTCGTAAATTTGGCTCAAGGAGACATTACTGTTTTTCTCATCAAGGCTATCTCCAGGAGTCTTCAAGGATTACAAGGCTTGTTGCAAAGCGATATGGAAAAAACCCTTATATTAAAGCATGGCAATTAGATAATGAATATGGATGTCACAACACTACGTTGTCTTTTAGTGCTTCATCAGAAAGCTCGTTTAAACTTTGGTTATCTAATAAATATAAGACGATTGAAAATCTTAATGAGTCTTGGAGTAATGTTTTCTGGTCGATGGAATATAATAGTTTTGAGCAAATTGATTTACCAAATTTAACCGTTACTGATGCGAATCCAATTCATGAATTAGACTTCAGAAGGTTTAGCTCTGAGCAAGTAGTTAAGTTTAACCGCGCCCAAGTTTTAATAATGCGCGAACATACAAAAATGCCACTTATTCATAACTATATGGGAAAAATTACAGATTTTGATCATTATGAAGTAGGTAATGATTTAGATATTGCTAGTTGGGATAGCTATCCTTTGGGCTTTTTAGAAGATCGATCGACTCAAAATGAAGACTTTAAACTTAAATTTATGCGCTTTGGAGATCCTGATTTTCAGGCATTTCATCATGACCTATACAGGACTGTTGGGTGCGGCCGTTGGTGGGTAATGGAGCAGCAACCAGGACCTGTGAATTGGGCTCCTTACAACCCTGAACCTGCTCGTGGAGCGGTTAGGCTTTGGTCTTGGGAGGCCATTGCTCATGGCGCAGAAGTGGTAAGTTATTTTCGCTGGAGACAAGCTCCTTTTGCTCAGGAACAAATGCACGCTGGCCTGCAAAGACCTGATGGTGAAAGCGCACCCGGTTTAACTCAAGCTTCTCAAGTTAATTCTGAGTTAAAAGAATTTGATGGCATTCAGCAAGTTCAATCAAAGGTCGCTATAATTTTTGATTATGAAAGCTGTTGGGCATGGGAAATTCAGCCTCAAGGTAAAGACTTTAGTTATTTTGAATTAGTTTATGAATACTATAAGGCTCTTCGAAGCCTTGGTTTATCAGTTGATATACTCCCTCCAAATCAAAAAGATTTAACTGGATATAAAATTGTACTTGCTCCTGGATTAATGCATTTCGATACAGATCTTAAGGTGGCAATTGAATCCTTTGAAGGCGTTTTAATTTCAGGTCCAAGATCTGGCTCAAAAACATTAGATATGGCTATTCCAAAAGACTTACCACCAGAAGTTCCTGGCGTTGTTGGTACCGTTGCTAGTGTTGAGTCTTTGAGGCCAAATGCCAGTATTTTAATTAAAGCTGGAGGTAGTTTTAATCGCTGGATGGAAACTTTAGTAGATTGTGATAATGTTATTGAGGAATGTGAGGATGGCCGTCCAGCACTCATTGGACAAACAAATAGACTATATTTAACGGGTTGGGGTAATCAGGAGGCGTTAACAAGAATATTTAGGGATGCTTGTTTATCTCAAAATATTTCTACAATGGATCTGCCTGATTGCGTAAGAGTACGTGAAACACATAAACATCGATTTTGGTTCAACTACAGTGAGAAAGAAACGAATGTCAGTTCAGTTAGTCTTCCTCCTTCTGGGGTTTTCTGGGAACCTCTTTAA
- a CDS encoding SDR family NAD(P)-dependent oxidoreductase — translation MNNYAIFKDLEDASVFITGGGSGIGASLTEGFLAQGAKVAFVQRSDCDEFLDEISSKYKYNPLFIKCDITDIDALKSAISDASKANGGINVLINNAANDTRHTLAAMTTEEWDQSININLRPHFFTAQAVAPFMKTQGGGSIINFSSNSYMMGNAGLPAYVTSKAGITGLTRSLARELGADGIRVNTLIPGWVLTERQLKLWANEKDLAIHMDKQCIKEHLLPNDLIDSTLFLASNASRMMTGQALVIDGGVVVTG, via the coding sequence ATGAATAATTACGCAATTTTTAAAGATTTAGAGGATGCTTCAGTTTTTATAACTGGAGGTGGCTCAGGAATAGGGGCTTCATTGACAGAGGGCTTTTTAGCTCAAGGCGCTAAAGTTGCCTTTGTGCAGAGATCAGATTGTGATGAATTTCTAGATGAAATTTCCTCAAAATATAAATATAATCCCTTATTTATTAAATGTGATATTACTGATATTGATGCTCTAAAGTCTGCAATTTCAGATGCTAGCAAGGCTAATGGTGGAATTAATGTGCTTATAAATAATGCCGCTAATGACACACGCCACACACTTGCTGCAATGACTACAGAAGAATGGGATCAGTCAATTAATATCAATCTAAGGCCTCATTTCTTTACAGCACAGGCTGTGGCTCCTTTTATGAAAACTCAAGGTGGCGGCAGTATTATTAATTTTTCATCAAACTCTTACATGATGGGCAATGCAGGCTTGCCTGCTTATGTTACTTCTAAAGCTGGAATTACAGGTCTAACAAGAAGTTTAGCGAGAGAGCTTGGCGCTGATGGCATTAGAGTGAACACACTAATCCCAGGTTGGGTTTTAACTGAAAGACAGCTAAAGCTGTGGGCAAATGAAAAAGATTTAGCAATTCACATGGATAAACAATGCATTAAGGAACACTTATTGCCTAACGATTTAATTGACTCCACTTTATTTTTAGCTTCGAATGCATCACGAATGATGACTGGCCAAGCTTTAGTGATTGATGGTGGCGTAGTAGTTACAGGATAA
- a CDS encoding carbohydrate ABC transporter permease encodes MFPTPIERTKPLTRRLYKIALPISIIIWLLPLIAVALTSIRSGADINSGNYWGMPTSFNLIENYTFIFTDSPIAYYILNSFKVTIPTVIGALAISSLTGFALGVYKFKLNLLVFFMFVAGNFIPFQILMVPVRDLSLSLGLYNTISGLVAFHIAFQSGFCTFFMRNFIRALPFELIEAARVEGVSEFKIFWYIVLPLMRPALAALSVLIFTFVWNDFFWALVLTQGADTMPVTAGINSLNGQWITNNHYVAAGSIIAALPPVVMFFLMQKHFIAGLTLGSVK; translated from the coding sequence ATGTTTCCAACCCCAATTGAAAGAACAAAACCATTAACACGAAGACTCTATAAAATTGCATTACCTATTTCAATTATTATTTGGCTGCTTCCACTTATTGCAGTTGCTTTAACTTCAATTCGATCTGGGGCAGATATTAATTCTGGCAATTATTGGGGAATGCCAACTTCCTTTAATTTAATTGAAAACTATACTTTTATATTTACTGACTCCCCAATTGCATACTACATTCTAAATAGTTTTAAAGTTACTATTCCAACTGTTATTGGTGCTTTAGCTATTTCAAGCCTTACAGGTTTTGCGCTAGGTGTTTATAAATTTAAACTTAATTTATTAGTATTTTTTATGTTTGTAGCAGGAAACTTTATTCCTTTTCAAATACTGATGGTGCCAGTTAGAGACTTGTCACTCTCCCTCGGGCTTTACAACACAATATCTGGTCTTGTGGCTTTTCATATTGCCTTTCAATCTGGCTTTTGTACTTTTTTTATGCGTAACTTTATACGTGCACTTCCTTTTGAGTTAATTGAGGCTGCAAGAGTTGAAGGTGTGTCGGAGTTTAAAATTTTCTGGTACATCGTATTGCCATTAATGCGCCCTGCATTAGCTGCTTTATCAGTACTAATTTTTACTTTTGTGTGGAATGATTTTTTCTGGGCATTAGTTTTAACTCAAGGTGCAGACACTATGCCAGTTACTGCTGGCATAAATTCTCTTAATGGGCAATGGATTACCAATAACCATTATGTTGCAGCTGGTTCAATAATTGCTGCACTTCCACCAGTTGTGATGTTCTTTTTGATGCAAAAACACTTTATAGCTGGACTAACGCTTGGATCTGTTAAGTGA
- a CDS encoding SMP-30/gluconolactonase/LRE family protein, giving the protein MISDYLPLDSSDLGEGPLWHPKLKSLFWFDINSFKMHNWNNSKLKTWVFSEPVSAAGWIDEEHLMVATASSLSKLTLATDEREVIVDLEADMVHTRSNDGRADPWGGFWISTMGLNAQADAGSIYRFYKGELRQLHQNITIPNSICFSPDKKFGYFADTRKQKIWKQKLDESNGWPAHEPVIFVDLEPQGLRPDGSVCDSEGFLWNAQYGASRLARYSSNGQLDQVVNFPVSQVTCPAFGGDSLNTIYTTSAYQNLNNENLKVEPLAGKVFYFQSEITGLAEYQVKL; this is encoded by the coding sequence ATGATAAGTGACTATCTTCCCTTAGATTCGTCTGATTTGGGTGAAGGCCCATTATGGCATCCAAAACTAAAGTCTCTATTCTGGTTTGATATAAATTCCTTTAAGATGCATAACTGGAATAACTCTAAACTTAAAACTTGGGTATTTTCTGAGCCAGTTTCGGCTGCAGGATGGATTGATGAGGAGCATTTAATGGTTGCGACTGCATCCTCATTAAGTAAACTTACCTTAGCAACTGATGAAAGAGAAGTGATCGTTGATTTAGAGGCTGATATGGTTCACACCCGATCAAATGATGGGCGCGCTGATCCATGGGGCGGTTTTTGGATTAGTACAATGGGACTTAATGCGCAAGCAGATGCTGGTTCTATTTATCGCTTCTATAAAGGTGAGCTAAGACAGTTACACCAGAATATTACAATCCCTAATAGCATTTGCTTTTCCCCAGATAAAAAGTTTGGATATTTTGCAGATACACGTAAACAGAAAATTTGGAAGCAGAAATTAGATGAATCTAATGGCTGGCCTGCTCATGAACCAGTTATTTTTGTTGATCTGGAGCCTCAAGGTCTTCGTCCTGATGGCTCAGTATGTGATAGTGAGGGATTTCTATGGAATGCGCAGTATGGCGCCTCTAGGCTGGCAAGATATAGTTCTAATGGTCAATTAGATCAAGTAGTTAACTTTCCAGTTTCTCAGGTTACTTGTCCTGCTTTTGGCGGCGACTCATTAAATACTATTTATACTACTTCGGCCTATCAGAATTTAAATAATGAAAATTTAAAAGTTGAGCCTTTAGCTGGTAAAGTATTTTATTTTCAATCAGAGATAACTGGTTTAGCTGAATATCAAGTTAAATTATGA
- a CDS encoding alpha-galactosidase, translating into MTNQWRLDTLDQTLVLLSLNNRLPCLIYWGRRLPDNENLNSLSTAVAKDWGDNLLDKVPELSVLPEQSANFPGQLGCKMRGLDGMILSSNFVFLKDEAKDNSLSLVFLDKAIEQTYTLTIISFEESNMYSLSAKIDSKKPIFMDWFSAPVILAPQNSNEMIDYGGQWGGEFRSQITPWVTGTHLRESRSGTTSHANFPGLLIPTIESSENSGSCYGFHYGWSGGHRMIAEQLPDGRRQVQFGNTENSDLISGNSFETAKLYISHSSNGISGVGKSFRSHVANSIIKAPKDNVRPVHYNCWEAIYFDHNIDQLKEIASLASEIGAERFVLDDGWFKGRDSANSSLGDWDVDKNKYPSGLQPLISHIHSLKMSFGLWFEPEMVSPNSNLYRQHPEWIMGHKDQTLGRDQLVLNIAIKDVEDYLFKKISALLTEYPIEYIKWDHNRVLPYPDASQTKSLYVLLKRIRLAYPKVEIESCSSGGGRIDYGILENTQRVWLSDSNDAIERLRIQHEAILWLPTSITGSHVGPKVCHTSGRELPLAFRAWVAAQRHMGFEMDPRALSPSDKALLKAVTNWWKENRQWMKDANILRLPCVDKSITAEIQINSSENHFVVFAGQNALSEFSSPVPLVLSGLDSMAMYNVSLYNKNHINSLGKSDGGLLQKTLKLSGQFLMNHGLQLPKAFPASMMVIEGDKAA; encoded by the coding sequence GTGACTAATCAATGGCGCCTTGATACTCTTGATCAAACTTTGGTTTTATTATCTTTGAATAATAGGCTTCCATGCCTTATATATTGGGGTCGTCGTTTACCTGACAATGAAAATCTTAACTCCTTATCTACTGCAGTGGCTAAAGATTGGGGGGACAACTTGCTGGATAAAGTTCCAGAGTTATCTGTCTTACCTGAGCAGTCTGCAAATTTTCCAGGACAGCTTGGATGCAAAATGAGAGGCCTTGATGGAATGATTCTCTCTAGTAACTTTGTTTTTCTAAAAGATGAAGCAAAAGACAACTCATTGTCCTTAGTTTTTTTGGACAAAGCCATAGAGCAAACATATACATTGACAATCATTTCCTTTGAAGAAAGTAATATGTATAGCCTTAGTGCCAAAATTGACAGCAAAAAGCCAATATTTATGGACTGGTTTTCTGCTCCAGTAATTCTAGCACCTCAAAATAGTAATGAAATGATTGACTATGGAGGTCAATGGGGTGGTGAATTCAGAAGCCAAATAACTCCATGGGTAACTGGTACTCATCTGCGTGAGTCAAGGTCTGGAACAACAAGTCATGCAAATTTCCCTGGCCTTCTTATTCCAACCATTGAAAGCTCAGAGAATTCAGGGTCTTGTTATGGTTTTCACTACGGCTGGTCTGGAGGTCATCGTATGATTGCAGAGCAACTTCCAGATGGTCGTAGGCAAGTTCAATTTGGCAATACTGAAAATAGTGATTTAATTTCTGGAAATAGCTTCGAAACAGCAAAGCTATATATTAGCCATTCTAGTAACGGAATTAGCGGGGTTGGTAAGTCATTTCGATCTCACGTAGCTAATTCAATTATTAAGGCACCTAAGGACAATGTTAGGCCTGTTCATTACAATTGCTGGGAGGCTATATATTTTGATCATAATATTGACCAATTAAAAGAAATAGCTAGCCTTGCTTCTGAAATTGGTGCTGAAAGGTTTGTGCTGGATGACGGCTGGTTTAAAGGACGTGATAGTGCTAACTCTAGTCTTGGTGACTGGGATGTTGACAAGAATAAATATCCTTCAGGATTGCAACCATTAATTAGCCATATCCATTCTCTTAAAATGTCTTTTGGTTTGTGGTTTGAGCCTGAGATGGTTAGCCCTAATAGTAATCTTTATCGACAGCATCCTGAATGGATAATGGGCCACAAAGATCAAACTCTTGGACGAGATCAGTTGGTTCTTAATATTGCCATTAAAGATGTTGAGGATTACCTTTTTAAGAAAATTTCAGCATTGTTAACTGAGTATCCAATTGAGTATATTAAGTGGGACCATAATCGAGTTCTGCCTTATCCCGATGCTTCGCAAACAAAAAGCCTGTATGTTCTTCTAAAGCGAATTAGATTGGCGTATCCAAAAGTTGAGATTGAATCCTGCTCATCAGGAGGTGGACGAATAGATTATGGCATTCTAGAAAATACACAAAGAGTTTGGCTTTCAGATAGTAATGATGCAATTGAAAGGTTACGTATTCAGCATGAGGCAATTTTATGGTTGCCTACTTCGATAACGGGCAGTCATGTTGGGCCAAAGGTTTGTCACACCTCTGGGCGTGAACTTCCACTAGCATTCAGAGCATGGGTGGCAGCTCAAAGGCATATGGGATTTGAGATGGATCCGCGTGCACTGTCACCTTCAGATAAAGCACTGCTTAAAGCCGTTACTAATTGGTGGAAGGAGAATCGTCAGTGGATGAAAGATGCAAATATTTTACGATTACCTTGTGTCGATAAAAGCATAACTGCTGAAATTCAAATTAATTCAAGTGAGAATCACTTTGTTGTTTTCGCTGGCCAAAATGCCTTATCAGAATTTAGCTCACCAGTTCCATTGGTCCTATCTGGGCTAGACTCAATGGCAATGTATAATGTCTCGTTATACAACAAAAATCATATCAACTCTCTTGGTAAATCAGATGGTGGTCTTTTGCAAAAAACATTGAAGCTTAGTGGGCAATTTTTAATGAACCATGGACTGCAGTTACCTAAAGCTTTTCCAGCTAGCATGATGGTAATAGAAGGGGATAAAGCTGCATGA
- a CDS encoding 2-dehydro-3-deoxy-6-phosphogalactonate aldolase, with the protein MNRNIIAILRGVKPKEVLDIAHVIVKAGISQVEVPLNSPSAFESIELLRDEFEGSIQFGAGTVTDIKQVEVLAKIGVNFIVSPNFNPDVVKATKEANILSYPGVITPTECFSAIHCGADGLKFFPASLIGEDNLIALKAVLPSDMPLFMVGGVGPKNFSSWIKAGATGFGIGSGLYKAGESLNIVSKKAESIVLAYDEAQ; encoded by the coding sequence ATGAATAGAAATATAATTGCTATATTACGAGGTGTTAAACCAAAAGAGGTTCTTGATATAGCTCATGTTATTGTTAAAGCCGGAATAAGCCAAGTCGAAGTGCCTCTTAATTCACCTAGTGCTTTTGAAAGTATTGAGCTGCTTCGTGATGAATTTGAAGGATCAATTCAATTTGGTGCTGGAACAGTAACAGATATAAAGCAGGTTGAAGTCCTTGCTAAAATTGGTGTAAATTTTATTGTTTCGCCTAATTTTAATCCTGATGTTGTTAAAGCAACTAAAGAGGCAAATATATTGAGCTATCCAGGAGTTATAACTCCAACAGAGTGCTTCTCTGCAATACATTGTGGAGCTGATGGTTTGAAGTTTTTTCCAGCCTCTCTTATTGGAGAAGACAATTTAATCGCATTAAAGGCTGTTTTGCCATCAGATATGCCTCTTTTCATGGTTGGCGGTGTTGGTCCAAAAAACTTTTCATCTTGGATCAAAGCCGGTGCTACTGGTTTTGGAATAGGCTCAGGGTTATACAAGGCTGGCGAATCCCTAAACATAGTTTCTAAGAAGGCTGAGTCGATTGTTTTGGCTTATGATGAAGCGCAATAA
- a CDS encoding IlvD/Edd family dehydratase, with product MSKANKRRSSNWYGKMDKDGFIHRSWMKSQGFPDHAFDGRPIIGICNTWSELTPCNAGLRTLAEGVKRGVWESGGLPLEFPVMSLGETQMKPTAMLFRNLLSMDVEESIRAYGIDGVVLLGGCDKTTPGQLMGAASVDLPTIVVSSGPMLNGKYKGQDIGSGTDVWRFSEDVRAGDMSLQDFMSAETGMSRSSGVCMTMGTASTMASLVEGMGLSLPTNAAIPAVDARRMALAHMTGKRIVEMVEEGLNLSKVLTKESFQNAITLNSAVGGSTNSVIHLLALAGRAEIELTLEDFEKAADIPLLVNCMPSGKYLMEDFCYAGGVPAVLDQIKNHIKPANTVLNKDITSYFKGAETFNEDVIRPINNPLKPAAGLKVLRGNLAPNGAIIKPAAATQELLKHEGLAYVFEDIEDLKANIDRPDLPVTKDSILVLKGCGPKGYPGMPEVGNMPIPKVLIEQGVRDMIRISDARMSGTAFGTIVLHVSPEANVGGPISIVETGDLIRLDAFNGVLELLVAESEIDKRLKARKEPKVNYTRGYAKLYIEHVMQADKGADLDFLVGKDTRLPTRESH from the coding sequence ATGAGTAAAGCTAACAAGCGTCGATCATCGAATTGGTATGGAAAAATGGATAAAGATGGTTTTATCCATCGAAGCTGGATGAAAAGCCAAGGATTCCCAGACCATGCTTTCGATGGACGCCCAATAATTGGTATATGCAATACTTGGTCTGAGTTAACCCCATGTAATGCAGGTTTAAGAACTTTAGCTGAAGGCGTTAAGAGGGGTGTTTGGGAGTCAGGAGGCCTACCACTTGAGTTCCCTGTAATGTCATTAGGTGAAACCCAAATGAAACCAACCGCAATGCTTTTTCGAAATCTTTTATCTATGGATGTCGAGGAAAGTATTCGCGCTTATGGAATTGATGGCGTTGTTTTACTAGGCGGCTGTGATAAAACTACCCCAGGACAATTAATGGGTGCAGCAAGTGTCGATTTGCCGACAATTGTTGTTTCTTCTGGCCCAATGCTTAATGGTAAATATAAAGGCCAAGATATTGGTTCTGGAACTGATGTTTGGCGCTTTTCTGAAGACGTTAGAGCTGGTGATATGTCTTTACAAGATTTTATGTCTGCTGAGACAGGAATGAGCCGCTCATCTGGGGTTTGCATGACAATGGGGACTGCATCCACAATGGCAAGCTTGGTTGAAGGGATGGGCTTAAGTTTACCAACGAATGCGGCTATTCCAGCCGTTGATGCAAGGAGAATGGCTCTTGCGCATATGACAGGAAAGCGCATCGTAGAAATGGTGGAAGAGGGTTTGAACTTATCCAAAGTTTTAACAAAAGAGAGCTTTCAAAATGCGATTACACTGAACAGCGCAGTTGGCGGTTCAACTAATTCAGTAATTCACTTGTTGGCTTTAGCGGGAAGAGCTGAAATTGAACTTACTTTGGAGGACTTTGAGAAAGCGGCAGATATACCGCTTCTTGTTAATTGTATGCCTTCAGGTAAGTACCTAATGGAAGATTTTTGTTATGCAGGAGGAGTTCCAGCAGTATTAGATCAAATTAAGAATCATATTAAGCCAGCTAATACGGTTCTAAACAAAGATATAACCAGCTACTTTAAAGGTGCTGAAACATTCAATGAGGACGTCATTCGGCCAATAAATAACCCACTAAAGCCTGCTGCAGGTTTAAAAGTATTGAGAGGGAATTTGGCTCCAAATGGAGCAATTATTAAGCCTGCTGCTGCAACACAAGAGCTATTAAAGCATGAAGGCTTGGCTTATGTATTTGAAGACATTGAAGATCTAAAGGCTAATATTGATAGACCTGACCTTCCAGTAACAAAAGACTCTATTCTAGTTTTAAAGGGGTGTGGACCGAAGGGCTATCCAGGAATGCCTGAGGTTGGTAATATGCCAATACCAAAGGTATTAATTGAGCAAGGTGTTCGAGATATGATACGTATTTCAGATGCTCGAATGTCAGGCACTGCCTTTGGAACTATAGTGCTTCATGTGTCTCCTGAGGCAAATGTAGGTGGCCCTATTTCAATAGTTGAGACTGGTGACCTTATTCGACTTGATGCTTTTAATGGAGTGCTTGAGCTTTTAGTTGCAGAGTCTGAAATTGACAAACGTCTTAAGGCAAGGAAAGAGCCAAAAGTAAATTACACCCGTGGATACGCAAAACTTTATATTGAACATGTCATGCAAGCTGACAAAGGTGCAGACTTAGACTTCCTAGTAGGCAAAGATACTCGCCTTCCAACACGAGAATCTCATTAA